Proteins co-encoded in one Bacillus infantis NRRL B-14911 genomic window:
- a CDS encoding class I SAM-dependent methyltransferase: MGIVDFGNRASEYARSRNDVPNSLFDSLHLRNINFTGKKVVDLGCGTGALTRRLIFRKADAVGIDPSEKLLQEAAGISRDKYLEIPYKKGTAENTGLDGAEYDMATVLRAWHWFDREEALREITRILKPKGHLIVADTGFKTDQRLVEITFDFLKKEGAELKPAGSKAESSQRINGFPVEWFREWEEAGFGLKDLYALPYDVHFTNEEWLDRVASLSYLADLSKEEGDGLLQRLKEELEAHYGASASHEIAHFCTIAILQEGIR, from the coding sequence ATGGGTATTGTTGATTTTGGAAACAGGGCAAGTGAATATGCACGTTCCCGGAACGATGTTCCAAATAGTCTGTTTGATAGCCTTCATCTAAGAAATATTAATTTTACCGGCAAAAAAGTGGTTGATCTGGGCTGCGGGACAGGAGCGCTGACTAGGAGGCTGATTTTCCGCAAAGCAGACGCTGTCGGAATCGATCCCTCAGAAAAGCTTCTACAGGAAGCCGCCGGGATCAGCCGGGACAAGTATCTTGAAATCCCTTATAAAAAAGGAACTGCAGAAAATACAGGCCTTGACGGGGCTGAGTATGATATGGCGACGGTGCTCCGTGCCTGGCACTGGTTTGACAGGGAAGAAGCCCTCAGGGAAATTACCAGGATTCTTAAGCCGAAGGGTCACCTGATTGTGGCAGATACAGGATTCAAGACAGACCAAAGGCTTGTGGAAATCACTTTTGATTTTTTGAAGAAAGAAGGAGCAGAGCTTAAACCTGCCGGAAGCAAGGCAGAGTCAAGCCAAAGAATCAATGGATTTCCTGTAGAGTGGTTCCGTGAGTGGGAAGAGGCAGGGTTCGGGCTGAAGGATTTGTATGCGCTTCCATACGATGTCCATTTCACCAATGAAGAATGGCTGGACAGAGTGGCTTCTTTATCGTATTTGGCGGACCTCTCAAAAGAGGAAGGAGATGGATTGCTGCAGCGCCTGAAAGAAGAGCTGGAGGCACACTATGGGGCCAGTGCCTCACATGAGATTGCGCATTTCTGCACTATAGCTATTCTTCAGGAGGGAATCCGGTAA
- the lepB gene encoding signal peptidase I, with protein MTMAGNSKKSEWISWAKSIALALVIAFICRQFIFAPVTVQGDSMMPTFQNQNKVIVTKLSKIERLDVVVFHSPDSEDDYIKRVIGLPGDEISVKDDQLFVNGKKVDEPYLAENRKEAAEFGIEHLTENFGPLVVPEHQYFVMGDNRLNSNDSRSFGFISDESVVGEAKFRYFPLNRIGNPEKP; from the coding sequence ATGACCATGGCAGGGAACAGCAAAAAGTCTGAATGGATTTCATGGGCCAAATCGATTGCCCTCGCGCTCGTCATTGCGTTTATTTGCCGCCAGTTTATATTTGCGCCGGTGACTGTCCAGGGCGATTCCATGATGCCGACCTTCCAGAATCAGAATAAAGTGATCGTGACCAAGCTCAGCAAGATTGAGCGTTTGGATGTCGTTGTATTTCATTCGCCTGATTCCGAGGATGATTATATAAAAAGGGTGATCGGTCTGCCAGGGGATGAAATTTCTGTGAAGGACGACCAGCTTTTTGTGAATGGGAAAAAAGTGGACGAACCATATCTGGCTGAAAACCGCAAGGAAGCGGCAGAGTTCGGCATTGAGCATCTGACAGAAAATTTTGGACCGCTTGTCGTGCCGGAGCATCAATATTTTGTGATGGGCGATAACCGTTTGAACAGCAATGACAGCAGAAGCTTTGGATTCATTTCTGATGAGTCTGTCGTTGGGGAAGCCAAGTTCCGCTACTTCCCGCTCAATCGGATAGGAAATCCTGAGAAACCATAA
- a CDS encoding NAD(P)/FAD-dependent oxidoreductase: MKKYIVIGAGILGASAAYHLAKSGNRVILADRNEKGQATAAAAGIVCPWVSQRRNKDWYRLAKAGARYYPELVKELEERGESDTGYSRVGALILHKETNKLEKAEERTLKRREEAPEIGEVTLLTREQTTEAFPPVDKEFEAVQVSGAARVDGRALRDSLIRAAEKEGAVFLEKDASLIYEGNRVTGILAGQEQWEADAVIVCAGAWAAEIFKPLGIEMDVSYQKAQIAHLKLPDEATDSWPVLMPPGDQYLLAFTGGRIVAGATHENDVSGFDARITAGGMQEVLSKALSTAPGLADASLIEARVGFRPFTPGFLPVIGAVPGWEGLLTANGLGASGLTMGPFLGQQLAKLALGHDTDIDLNPYHVQGALKDQKSE; the protein is encoded by the coding sequence ATGAAAAAATATATTGTGATAGGTGCAGGGATATTGGGCGCCTCAGCTGCCTACCACCTGGCAAAATCGGGGAACCGGGTGATCTTGGCGGACCGGAATGAAAAAGGACAGGCTACTGCCGCTGCTGCCGGCATTGTCTGCCCATGGGTATCGCAGAGGCGCAATAAAGATTGGTACCGGCTTGCTAAAGCGGGGGCACGCTATTATCCGGAGCTCGTGAAGGAGCTTGAGGAACGCGGCGAGTCGGATACAGGCTACAGCAGGGTTGGGGCCCTTATCCTGCACAAGGAAACCAATAAATTGGAAAAGGCTGAAGAACGGACATTGAAGCGGAGGGAGGAAGCACCGGAAATCGGCGAAGTCACACTTCTTACCCGGGAACAGACAACAGAGGCTTTCCCTCCGGTTGATAAAGAGTTTGAAGCAGTGCAGGTCAGCGGAGCCGCCCGGGTAGACGGACGGGCACTGAGGGATTCCCTGATCCGTGCGGCAGAAAAGGAAGGGGCAGTCTTTCTCGAAAAGGATGCTTCATTGATCTATGAAGGAAACCGGGTGACAGGCATCCTTGCCGGTCAAGAACAGTGGGAGGCAGATGCTGTCATCGTCTGTGCCGGCGCATGGGCAGCGGAAATATTCAAGCCGCTCGGCATTGAAATGGATGTCAGCTATCAGAAGGCCCAGATTGCCCACCTAAAGCTTCCGGATGAAGCAACTGACAGCTGGCCTGTCCTTATGCCCCCCGGTGACCAGTATCTGCTTGCCTTCACCGGCGGACGGATTGTTGCAGGGGCAACTCATGAAAATGATGTATCCGGTTTTGATGCGAGAATCACAGCCGGAGGCATGCAGGAGGTCCTTTCAAAAGCCCTCTCTACAGCTCCCGGCCTGGCGGATGCCAGTCTGATAGAAGCCAGGGTCGGTTTCCGCCCCTTTACTCCCGGCTTCCTTCCGGTCATCGGAGCTGTCCCTGGGTGGGAAGGCCTGCTCACTGCCAACGGGCTTGGCGCTTCCGGCCTGACGATGGGGCCGTTTCTTGGACAGCAGCTTGCAAAGCTGGCATTGGGGCATGATACAGACATTGATCTCAATCCTTATCACGTTCAAGGAGCTTTAAAGGATCAAAAAAGCGAGTGA
- a CDS encoding putative periplasmic lipoprotein, whose translation MKKLLMIGLAASLLAGCQNMQSGKLDTDNLKKVEMADVDKEQAKKIPVTYEAQTVEEGLDALPFEMKLPKKLPFDGEGFQPPAIMDMNHTGKQIKAEFKAIPKSKKEDYLLMVFADYPVESSEQPNSEPVELEGGAEGMYQGNTLSFLRDKVQYTIMYNNKAIPEDQHKKELTEMANEMLK comes from the coding sequence ATGAAAAAACTCCTCATGATCGGCCTTGCCGCAAGCCTTCTTGCAGGCTGCCAGAATATGCAGAGCGGAAAACTGGATACAGATAATCTGAAAAAAGTGGAGATGGCCGACGTGGATAAAGAACAGGCCAAAAAAATTCCTGTTACATATGAAGCGCAGACTGTTGAAGAGGGACTCGATGCGCTCCCGTTTGAAATGAAGCTGCCGAAAAAGCTGCCGTTTGATGGGGAGGGGTTTCAGCCGCCGGCTATTATGGATATGAACCATACCGGAAAACAAATCAAGGCGGAATTCAAGGCCATTCCAAAAAGCAAAAAAGAGGATTACTTGTTGATGGTTTTTGCTGATTACCCGGTCGAATCCTCCGAGCAGCCCAATTCCGAACCAGTGGAGCTTGAAGGAGGAGCAGAGGGCATGTATCAGGGAAACACCTTGTCCTTTCTGCGGGATAAGGTTCAGTACACCATTATGTACAATAACAAAGCCATTCCGGAAGATCAGCACAAAAAAGAGCTGACTGAAATGGCCAATGAGATGCTGAAGTAG
- a CDS encoding DUF3934 family protein yields the protein MTKAKKGKSGTGSGTGKKGWNRWQAGAKKAKSAKPYKSKGTKNQGKSGDSGGND from the coding sequence ATGACCAAAGCAAAAAAAGGAAAAAGCGGCACTGGCAGCGGAACTGGAAAGAAAGGGTGGAACCGCTGGCAGGCGGGTGCCAAAAAAGCAAAAAGCGCCAAGCCATATAAAAGCAAAGGCACAAAAAATCAAGGGAAATCCGGGGATTCCGGCGGGAATGACTAA
- a CDS encoding Lrp/AsnC family transcriptional regulator has product MIIDETDKRILQELERNGRQSMRELAKKVNLSAPSVTERVRRLESEEIIKGYTISIDYKKLGYGIECFVEVTLRQGDYQKFREKIAEVPNAEFCSRIAGQACYLVKLRLKKLEDIEGFINEITPYAGTVTHIALSEVPVNSFFLE; this is encoded by the coding sequence ATGATAATCGATGAGACAGACAAGCGTATTTTGCAGGAGCTGGAGAGAAACGGCCGGCAATCAATGAGGGAGCTGGCAAAGAAAGTAAACCTTTCAGCCCCTTCAGTCACAGAACGCGTCAGACGCCTGGAAAGTGAGGAAATCATCAAAGGATACACCATTTCCATTGACTATAAAAAACTCGGATATGGGATTGAATGTTTTGTAGAAGTCACCTTGCGGCAAGGAGATTATCAGAAGTTCAGGGAAAAAATAGCTGAGGTCCCCAACGCGGAATTCTGCTCCCGTATAGCCGGCCAGGCCTGCTATCTCGTCAAGCTGAGACTGAAAAAGCTTGAGGATATTGAAGGATTCATCAATGAAATTACACCTTATGCAGGAACAGTCACCCATATTGCCCTGTCGGAGGTGCCTGTGAACAGCTTCTTCCTGGAATAG
- a CDS encoding carboxymuconolactone decarboxylase family protein: MPRIKLNEKQGETNFQKALAYVPEVAALYDALYEQLWNEEGISLDVKEKVRLYLANKNGCATCMSLSYTGGMEQNEAIAYAVEHNNFSDFSHWDRKLFDFLETYRSNPRLLKDSDLEWLKNSYDEKEIMKLLALINLFDGYHKMIVSLDLYDFCSLGKEGA, translated from the coding sequence ATGCCAAGAATTAAATTGAATGAAAAACAGGGGGAGACCAATTTTCAAAAAGCGCTGGCTTATGTGCCAGAAGTGGCCGCCCTGTATGATGCCCTGTATGAGCAGCTGTGGAATGAGGAAGGAATCAGCCTGGACGTAAAAGAGAAGGTGCGTTTATATCTGGCTAATAAAAATGGATGTGCGACTTGCATGAGCCTCTCGTATACCGGCGGAATGGAACAGAATGAAGCCATCGCTTATGCTGTGGAGCACAATAATTTCTCGGATTTCTCTCATTGGGACCGGAAGCTGTTTGATTTTCTGGAAACCTACAGATCCAATCCGCGGCTCTTAAAAGACTCGGATTTGGAGTGGCTGAAAAATTCCTATGACGAAAAGGAAATCATGAAGCTGCTGGCACTCATCAATCTTTTTGACGGCTATCATAAAATGATTGTCAGCCTTGATTTATACGATTTTTGTTCTTTAGGGAAGGAGGGTGCCTGA
- a CDS encoding cysteine hydrolase family protein — MAVLLLVDIQKAFEDLSWGERNNPGAEKEAARLLKHWRNCNLPVIHVQHTSQSRESLFFKGSIGHQFKEEVKPAAGESIIQKSVNSAFIGTPLEDLLKNLRSKELVIAGLTTPHCVSTTVRMAANLGFSVWLPEDACASFERKGHDGTIFSPGHIHQIELAILHGEFAEVCTTEKVLKEFPA, encoded by the coding sequence ATGGCTGTTCTGCTGTTGGTTGATATCCAGAAGGCCTTCGAGGATCTTTCCTGGGGTGAGCGGAATAATCCTGGTGCGGAAAAAGAAGCTGCAAGGCTTTTGAAGCATTGGAGAAACTGCAATCTGCCGGTGATTCACGTCCAGCATACCTCTCAAAGCAGGGAGTCTTTATTTTTCAAAGGAAGCATCGGCCATCAATTCAAGGAAGAGGTGAAGCCTGCAGCTGGGGAAAGCATTATCCAGAAAAGCGTCAACAGTGCGTTTATCGGCACGCCCCTTGAAGATTTGCTTAAAAATCTAAGAAGCAAAGAGCTTGTCATTGCCGGGCTTACCACACCCCATTGCGTTTCAACCACTGTCCGGATGGCAGCTAATCTCGGCTTTTCGGTCTGGCTGCCGGAGGATGCCTGTGCATCCTTTGAACGGAAAGGCCATGACGGCACCATCTTCTCTCCCGGTCATATTCATCAAATAGAGCTTGCCATCCTCCATGGGGAGTTTGCGGAAGTGTGTACTACTGAAAAAGTATTAAAGGAATTCCCGGCCTGA
- a CDS encoding RNA polymerase sigma factor, translated as MEAARKGEREISDQVLIQQAKSGKEHAFRLLVEKYSNDLFRTIFAVLRDRKEAEDAAQEVFIKIYSSLPQYEDQGFKTWITRIAVNHAIDVKRKRDRRREDSLEYAGYELHGTQKEAVEAEVMNKERRKRVREKLHQLPDNYRDVIYDFYIAEKSYQQIAEEQNVQVKTVETKLYRARLWMRKHWKEDDFS; from the coding sequence TTGGAAGCTGCCAGAAAGGGGGAGAGAGAGATTAGCGACCAAGTTCTTATCCAGCAAGCGAAGAGCGGCAAGGAGCATGCCTTCCGGCTCCTGGTTGAAAAATACAGCAATGATTTGTTCCGGACAATCTTTGCAGTATTAAGGGACCGGAAGGAAGCGGAAGATGCCGCTCAGGAAGTGTTTATAAAAATCTATTCCTCTCTCCCCCAATATGAGGACCAGGGCTTTAAAACCTGGATCACCAGAATTGCAGTCAATCATGCTATTGATGTAAAAAGAAAGAGGGACCGGCGCAGGGAGGATTCCCTTGAGTATGCCGGATATGAGCTTCACGGCACCCAAAAAGAGGCTGTAGAGGCCGAAGTTATGAATAAGGAAAGGCGGAAGCGGGTGAGGGAAAAGCTTCACCAGCTGCCTGATAATTATCGAGATGTAATCTATGACTTTTATATAGCTGAAAAAAGCTATCAGCAAATAGCGGAAGAACAGAATGTCCAGGTGAAGACTGTGGAGACAAAGCTCTACAGAGCGCGCTTATGGATGAGGAAGCACTGGAAGGAGGATGATTTCTCATGA
- a CDS encoding LiaI-LiaF-like domain-containing protein gives MRTWRVGTFSMGAALLFLGVFLLLSRMLDMDFGYAMMSWWPIILVILGAEILLFLLFSKQEKPYLKYDFLSILFVGILGTAGIGFAAVSSTGILDKLDDVVSREERTMDLPEFTEKLDGSIKRVIVQTGNSPITIEGASGKDVSMFGTYRAMTGKNEKLVSKPSDYVSSHRNGDSLYITVKELPNETAGPFERYASTDATLLIPKGVKLEVTGSGNTVTMKPRELMSDWSVEQVSHVSLYIQEESSLKVNAFDIKDLQGSEGDWKVTKEEKPSAEEGYADSGSGGKDATYQSGSGEHRISISGSYSVSLNTAAE, from the coding sequence ATGAGGACATGGCGTGTTGGTACATTTTCCATGGGGGCGGCACTGCTTTTCCTTGGGGTTTTCCTGCTGCTTTCGCGTATGCTTGATATGGATTTCGGCTATGCCATGATGTCATGGTGGCCGATCATCCTCGTAATCCTGGGAGCGGAAATCCTGCTTTTCCTGCTTTTTTCCAAACAGGAAAAGCCTTATTTGAAATATGATTTTCTCAGCATTCTCTTTGTCGGCATTCTCGGCACGGCCGGCATCGGATTTGCGGCAGTCAGCTCAACGGGCATTCTGGATAAATTGGATGATGTGGTGAGCAGGGAAGAACGGACTATGGATCTGCCTGAGTTCACCGAAAAGCTGGATGGAAGCATTAAGAGGGTTATTGTCCAGACCGGAAATTCCCCGATTACTATTGAAGGTGCTTCCGGGAAAGACGTTTCCATGTTTGGCACCTACAGGGCAATGACTGGCAAAAACGAAAAACTGGTTTCAAAGCCCTCAGATTATGTCAGTTCCCACCGGAACGGCGACTCGCTCTATATCACGGTCAAAGAGCTCCCGAATGAAACAGCGGGGCCGTTTGAACGATACGCCTCCACAGATGCCACGCTCCTTATTCCTAAAGGTGTGAAGCTTGAAGTGACAGGAAGCGGCAACACGGTGACCATGAAGCCGAGGGAGCTGATGAGCGACTGGAGTGTTGAACAGGTATCCCATGTCTCCCTTTATATCCAGGAAGAAAGCAGCCTGAAGGTAAATGCCTTTGATATAAAGGATCTTCAGGGCAGCGAGGGAGACTGGAAGGTGACAAAAGAAGAAAAGCCCTCTGCTGAAGAGGGATATGCAGATTCCGGCAGCGGCGGAAAGGATGCAACCTACCAGTCTGGCAGCGGAGAGCACCGGATCAGCATTTCCGGCAGCTATAGTGTGAGTTTGAATACAGCTGCAGAATAA
- a CDS encoding TrkH family potassium uptake protein, giving the protein MKTFIEKVLERLSSAQLIVLFYLFAVILSAVLLELPITLKEGVELSFIDAFFTSVSAISVTGLSTVNVSEILSVPGTFIFAFILQFGGIGIMTLGTFFWLLVGKKIGLRKRKLIMTDQNQYNLAGLVVLIRRILVIFITIELIGAIILGFHFLRYFPTWQEAFLQGFFASVSATTNAGFDITGQSLIPFADDYFVQLINIILLIVGAIGFPVLIEIREFIRHRGTIPYKFTLFTKVTTVTFFLLVVLGTAFICLFEYNHFFADKSWHESFFYALFQSVSTRNGGLATMNISDFSEPTLFFISILMFIGASPSSVGGGIRTTTFAIMVLSIYTYAKGNTHIKVFKKEIMQEDVIKSYIVFATAILICSLAVILLTFTDPKFTFLQIAFEVASAFGTTGLSMGITADLTDAGKIIIILLMFIGRIGILSFLFLIRGTPNKERYHYPKEKIIIG; this is encoded by the coding sequence ATGAAGACATTTATTGAAAAAGTCCTGGAGCGGTTATCTTCCGCGCAGCTGATTGTTCTGTTCTACTTATTTGCTGTTATTCTTTCGGCTGTACTGCTGGAGCTGCCGATCACCCTGAAGGAAGGCGTTGAACTGTCCTTTATAGATGCTTTTTTTACTTCAGTCAGCGCCATCAGCGTCACGGGCCTCTCCACTGTGAATGTCAGCGAGATCCTCAGTGTGCCAGGCACTTTTATCTTTGCTTTTATCCTGCAGTTCGGCGGAATAGGGATTATGACGCTTGGCACTTTTTTCTGGCTGCTTGTTGGAAAGAAAATCGGGTTAAGAAAAAGGAAGCTGATCATGACCGATCAGAATCAGTACAATCTTGCTGGACTGGTCGTGCTTATCAGGCGTATTCTTGTTATCTTTATAACCATTGAATTAATTGGCGCCATCATTCTTGGCTTTCATTTCCTGAGGTATTTTCCTACCTGGCAGGAGGCGTTCCTTCAGGGATTCTTTGCCTCTGTCAGTGCAACGACCAATGCGGGTTTCGATATTACAGGGCAGTCCCTGATCCCGTTTGCTGATGATTATTTTGTGCAGCTCATTAACATCATCCTGCTGATCGTCGGGGCCATCGGCTTTCCTGTATTGATTGAGATACGAGAATTTATACGGCATCGCGGTACGATTCCGTATAAGTTCACCCTTTTTACCAAAGTTACGACCGTGACCTTCTTTCTGCTGGTTGTACTGGGTACTGCGTTTATCTGCCTTTTTGAATATAATCATTTCTTTGCTGATAAATCGTGGCATGAATCCTTCTTCTACGCGCTGTTCCAATCTGTATCAACCCGGAATGGGGGGCTCGCAACCATGAATATCAGCGATTTTTCAGAGCCAACCTTGTTCTTTATCTCTATCCTGATGTTTATCGGCGCCTCTCCCAGCAGTGTCGGCGGAGGAATCAGGACAACCACCTTCGCTATCATGGTGCTGAGCATCTACACATATGCCAAGGGCAATACGCATATCAAAGTGTTTAAAAAGGAAATCATGCAGGAGGATGTAATCAAATCTTACATTGTGTTCGCAACCGCTATCCTGATTTGCAGCCTGGCAGTCATCCTGCTCACCTTCACTGATCCGAAGTTCACCTTTCTGCAGATTGCCTTTGAGGTGGCTTCTGCATTCGGGACAACCGGCCTTTCCATGGGAATTACAGCGGATCTGACGGATGCAGGGAAAATCATCATCATCCTGCTGATGTTCATCGGGCGGATCGGCATTCTGTCCTTCCTGTTCCTGATCAGGGGAACCCCGAACAAGGAAAGATATCATTATCCGAAGGAAAAAATCATAATTGGATAA
- a CDS encoding spore coat protein encodes MIIKAIDLGLMSEHLMVHKGVLGKLELYFCLAEDERLKQILYEQAVVMKNHVNVMIKLMNPETNEGVTAAALQELKPLEMVCTDTEGRLSDQEIALEARNTAKSMAGTNFSSALDMKTPNVRRIHIQMALQQTGIQERYSELIKEKGWEYAPDSNRGEQEEAARRFKELFRE; translated from the coding sequence ATGATTATAAAAGCGATAGATCTTGGGCTGATGTCAGAGCATTTAATGGTGCATAAAGGTGTCCTTGGAAAGCTGGAGCTGTATTTTTGCCTGGCGGAGGATGAGAGGCTCAAACAAATACTGTATGAACAGGCTGTGGTGATGAAAAACCATGTAAATGTGATGATCAAGCTGATGAATCCAGAGACAAATGAAGGAGTGACTGCAGCCGCCCTTCAGGAACTGAAACCATTAGAAATGGTATGTACTGATACAGAGGGCAGGTTGAGCGATCAGGAAATCGCCCTGGAAGCGAGAAACACGGCAAAGTCGATGGCCGGCACCAATTTCAGCTCGGCACTTGATATGAAAACCCCGAATGTCCGCCGCATTCACATACAGATGGCACTTCAGCAGACAGGGATACAGGAAAGATACAGTGAACTGATTAAGGAAAAGGGCTGGGAATACGCCCCCGATTCAAACAGAGGGGAGCAGGAAGAGGCTGCCCGCCGATTCAAAGAGCTGTTTAGAGAATAA
- a CDS encoding GNAT family N-acetyltransferase, with product MENYFTGNRVSLRPFREGDSTHIYQALLDPEFRKLTGTQTFFTEDSLEKAYKNFAEDKSRIDLVITDKETGAAIGDLALTEIDYINKNASLRIALYKKEHYGKGLGTEAISLLLQYAFEVLSLYRVYLNVYEYNSRAIRAYEKLGFVKEGAFRGELLWNGVHYDNLIMGILRHEFRPMSTNREGN from the coding sequence ATGGAAAACTATTTTACAGGAAACCGGGTCAGTCTGCGGCCTTTTAGAGAAGGAGACAGCACCCATATTTATCAGGCCCTCCTCGATCCTGAGTTCAGGAAGCTTACAGGGACACAGACCTTTTTTACAGAAGACAGCCTTGAAAAAGCCTATAAGAACTTTGCTGAAGACAAATCACGGATCGATCTTGTCATAACAGACAAAGAGACAGGAGCTGCGATAGGGGATCTGGCTCTGACGGAAATTGATTATATCAATAAAAATGCCAGCCTCAGAATTGCTCTTTATAAAAAAGAGCATTACGGAAAGGGGCTTGGAACGGAGGCTATTTCGCTTCTGCTTCAATATGCCTTTGAAGTACTCAGCCTTTACCGCGTGTATCTCAATGTGTATGAGTATAACAGCCGGGCCATCAGGGCTTATGAAAAACTAGGATTTGTAAAGGAAGGGGCTTTCAGAGGAGAACTGCTTTGGAATGGAGTCCACTACGACAATCTGATCATGGGCATTCTCAGGCATGAGTTCCGTCCTATGAGCACAAACAGGGAGGGGAATTGA
- a CDS encoding TetR/AcrR family transcriptional regulator encodes MPPIVSEEYKRNKKKEILASALRCFARKGFQAASIDDIVAESGISKGAIYNYFKSKDDIYITLMMEQTEEANDRLLKEIEALDSAGARLSYLFDRYSRSRPDKDMKDYIVVHYEFTLHSSRNEEISRVLKQRGNQFFIDLILKIVEEGKESGEFAAETDSRLIANMFWVVVDGTNIQRILFDDFPSDKVFQTFKQFMMSYIKSG; translated from the coding sequence GTGCCTCCGATTGTATCAGAGGAGTATAAACGGAATAAGAAGAAGGAGATTTTGGCCAGTGCGCTGAGATGCTTCGCCAGGAAAGGCTTCCAGGCTGCATCCATCGACGACATCGTTGCAGAATCAGGCATCAGCAAGGGTGCCATCTACAACTATTTTAAAAGCAAGGATGATATTTATATCACCCTTATGATGGAGCAGACGGAGGAAGCTAATGACCGCCTCCTGAAGGAAATCGAGGCACTTGATTCCGCCGGTGCCAGGCTTTCTTATCTTTTTGACCGCTACAGCCGCTCAAGGCCGGATAAAGACATGAAAGATTACATCGTCGTCCATTATGAATTTACACTTCATTCTTCGCGGAATGAAGAGATCAGCAGAGTGCTGAAACAGCGAGGCAATCAATTCTTTATTGACCTTATCCTCAAAATTGTAGAAGAAGGCAAGGAGTCGGGAGAATTTGCAGCTGAAACCGATTCCCGTCTTATCGCCAATATGTTCTGGGTGGTGGTTGACGGAACGAATATCCAGCGCATCCTCTTTGATGATTTTCCTTCAGATAAAGTTTTTCAGACGTTTAAGCAGTTTATGATGTCGTATATTAAGAGTGGATGA
- a CDS encoding diacylglycerol kinase, with the protein MKRARIIYNPTSGREIFKKNLAEVLQKLEEAGYETSCHATTCEGDATKAARVAVERKYDLVIAAGGDGTINEVVNGMAEQEYRPKLGIIPCGTTNDFARAVHIPRDVQAAVDIIIQGDTIPVDIGRFNDKYFINIAGGGRLTELTYEVPSKLKTMLGQLAYYLKGIEMLPSIKSTEVSIEYDGKLYEGEAMLFLVGLTNSVGGFERLAPDASINDGLFSLLILKKTNLADFIRIASMAVRGEHIHDPHVIYTQANRIKVTSKEKVQLNLDGEFGGLLPAEFVNLYRHLEVFVPIDKIRKEDRPYETVEE; encoded by the coding sequence ATGAAAAGAGCAAGAATCATTTATAATCCAACCTCTGGACGGGAAATTTTCAAGAAGAATCTGGCAGAGGTGCTGCAGAAGCTGGAGGAAGCGGGCTATGAAACCTCGTGCCATGCTACAACCTGTGAGGGTGATGCCACTAAGGCGGCACGTGTAGCAGTGGAACGGAAATATGATTTGGTCATAGCAGCCGGGGGAGACGGAACGATCAATGAAGTGGTCAATGGGATGGCCGAGCAGGAGTACCGGCCGAAGCTTGGCATCATTCCGTGCGGCACAACCAATGACTTTGCCCGTGCGGTCCATATTCCCCGAGATGTACAGGCTGCAGTTGATATCATCATACAGGGCGATACGATTCCTGTTGATATCGGCCGGTTCAATGATAAATATTTTATTAATATAGCCGGGGGCGGAAGGCTGACCGAGCTTACGTATGAAGTGCCGAGCAAGCTGAAAACCATGCTGGGGCAGCTGGCCTATTATCTGAAGGGCATTGAAATGCTTCCTTCGATCAAATCCACGGAAGTCAGCATTGAATACGATGGGAAGCTGTATGAAGGTGAAGCCATGCTCTTTTTGGTTGGGCTCACCAACTCGGTGGGGGGCTTTGAACGCCTGGCCCCGGATGCGTCGATCAATGACGGGCTGTTTTCCCTGCTGATCCTGAAAAAGACGAATCTCGCCGATTTCATCCGGATTGCCTCCATGGCAGTAAGAGGAGAGCATATCCATGATCCCCATGTCATCTATACACAGGCCAACCGGATAAAAGTTACCTCCAAAGAAAAAGTCCAGCTGAACCTGGACGGAGAATTCGGCGGACTGCTTCCAGCTGAATTCGTCAATCTTTACCGCCATCTTGAAGTATTCGTGCCGATCGATAAAATCCGCAAGGAAGACCGGCCGTACGAAACTGTGGAGGAATAA